The following proteins are co-located in the Pseudomonas synxantha genome:
- the fliG gene encoding flagellar motor switch protein FliG — MNDRAAVAKLSRVDKAAVLLLSLGETDAAQVLRHMGPKEVQRVGVAMAQMRNVHREQVEQVMSEFVEIVGDQTSLGVGSDSYIRKMLTSALGEDKANGLIDRILLGGNTSGLDSLKWMEPRAVADVIRYEHPQIQAIVVAYLDPDQAGEVLGHFDHKVRLDIILRVSSLNTVQPAALKELNTILEKQFSGNSNASRTTLGGIKRAADIMNFLDSSVEGQLMDSIREIDDTLSGQIEDLMFVFNNLADVDDRGIQALLREVSSDVLVLALKGSDENVKEKIFKNMSKRASELLRDDLEAKGPVRVSDVETAQKEILTIARRMAEAGEIVLGGKGGEEMI, encoded by the coding sequence ATGAATGATCGAGCCGCTGTGGCCAAGCTCTCCCGGGTCGACAAAGCCGCAGTCCTGCTGCTGTCCCTGGGTGAAACCGACGCCGCCCAAGTGCTGCGCCACATGGGCCCTAAAGAGGTCCAGCGTGTAGGCGTGGCCATGGCGCAGATGCGCAATGTGCACCGCGAGCAAGTCGAGCAGGTGATGAGTGAGTTCGTCGAGATCGTCGGCGACCAGACCAGCCTGGGCGTCGGCTCCGACAGCTACATCCGCAAGATGCTCACCTCGGCCCTGGGCGAAGACAAGGCCAACGGCCTGATCGACCGCATCCTGCTGGGTGGCAACACCAGTGGCCTGGACAGCCTCAAATGGATGGAGCCGCGTGCGGTGGCTGACGTGATCCGCTACGAGCACCCGCAGATCCAGGCGATTGTGGTGGCTTACCTGGACCCGGACCAGGCCGGTGAAGTGCTCGGCCACTTCGACCATAAAGTGCGCCTGGACATCATTCTGCGCGTGTCGTCGCTGAACACCGTGCAGCCGGCGGCGCTGAAAGAACTCAATACGATTCTCGAGAAGCAATTCTCGGGTAACTCGAATGCCTCGCGCACCACCCTGGGTGGCATCAAGCGCGCGGCCGACATCATGAACTTCCTCGACAGCTCGGTCGAAGGCCAGTTGATGGACTCGATCCGCGAGATCGACGACACCCTGTCCGGCCAGATCGAAGACCTGATGTTCGTGTTCAACAACCTTGCCGATGTCGACGACCGTGGCATCCAGGCGTTGCTGCGCGAAGTGTCATCCGACGTGCTGGTGCTGGCCCTCAAGGGTTCGGACGAAAACGTCAAGGAGAAGATCTTCAAGAACATGTCCAAGCGGGCCTCGGAACTGTTGCGCGACGACCTGGAAGCCAAAGGCCCGGTGCGCGTCAGCGACGTGGAAACCGCCCAGAAGGAAATCCTCACCATTGCCCGCCGTATGGCCGAAGCCGGAGAAATCGTTCTCGGCGGGAAGGGCGGCGAAGAAATGATCTAA